One segment of Macrotis lagotis isolate mMagLag1 chromosome 1, bilby.v1.9.chrom.fasta, whole genome shotgun sequence DNA contains the following:
- the LOC141509631 gene encoding nectin-2-like isoform X3 encodes MARPTALPLLLLLFLGTGAENVQVRVPAEVQGLLRSDVMLPCHLLSGEGKILVSQVMWLRWDRNGGSQSVAVFHPIHGASFPNSEPYDQRMSFVVGNSWEKGAELRDATLLLKGLRAEDEANYTCEFATFPWGSRKGATWLRVLAEPQNHAESQEVILSSEPKPMARCVSEGGRPPARISWFSPLPGEGTETRMTGPAPGTFTVTSRFTLIPTPQADGAKVTCKVEHETFSEPVLIPLTLSVKYPPEVSISGYDDNWFVGRVEASLSCDAQSNPEPTVYEWSTPMGSLPTTAVAQGPRLIIRTVDEAANTTFICSVANAVGTGRAEQTIRVRESPDTAGAGATGGIIGGIIAAIIALAVAATAILICRQQRKEEELHGRPEEEDE; translated from the exons GAGCTGAGAATGTCCAAGTTCGTGTGCCAGCTGAGGTTCAGGGCCTTCTGAGAAGTGATGTTATGCTCCCTTGCCACCTTCTATCTGGGGAAGGTAAAATTTTAGTGTCCCAGGTAATGTGGCTCCGCTGGGACAGGAATGGGGGCAGTCAAAGTGTGGCTGTCTTCCATCCCATACATGGTGCCAGCTTTCCAAACTCAGAGCCCTATGACCAGCGTATGTCATTCGTCGTTGGAAACTCCTGGGAAAAAGGGGCAGAGTTACGGGATGCCACTCTGCTGTTGAAGGGGCTGAGGGCAGAAGATGAGGCCAACTACACCTGCGAGTTCGCTACCTTTCCTTGGGGGAGTCGAAAAGGAGCCACGTGGCTCCGAGTACTGG cTGAGCCCCAGAACCATGCAGAGTCCCAAGAGGTGATCCTGAGCTCAGAACCAAAGCCCATGGCCCGATGTGTTTCTGAGGGGGGCCGGCCACCCGCCCGCATCTCCTGGTTCTCTCCCCTGCCTGGTGAAGGCACTGAAACAAGAATGACTGGACCGGCACCTGGTACCTTCACTGTCACCAGTCGCTTCACCCTGATACCCACTCCACAAGCAGATGGGGCAAAAGTCACCTGTAAGGTGGAACATGAGACTTTCTCAGAGCCTGTCTTGATCCCCCTCACCCTTTCTGTCAAAT ATCCCCCTGAGGTCTCCATCTCTGGCTACGATGATAACTGGTTTGTTGGTCGAGTTGAGGCCTCCCTGAGTTGTGATGCCCAAAGCAACCCAGAGCCCACGGTCTACGAGTGGAGCAC GCCCATGGGCTCACTCCCCACTACAGCTGTGGCCCAAGGACCTCGACTCATCATTCGCACAGTAGATGAGGCGGCCAACACCACCTTTATCTGTAGCGTTGCCAATGCTGTGGGAACCGGCCGTGCCGAGCAGACCATCCGAGTCCGAG AGTCCCCCGACACAGCAGGTGCTGGTGCCACTGGGGGCATCATAGGGGGCATCATTGCAGCAATTATTGCCCTGGCTGTGGCCGCCACTGCTATCCTGATCTGCCGGCAACAGCGGAAGGAGGAAGAGTTACATGGAAGACCTGAAGAAGAAGATGAGTGA
- the LOC141509631 gene encoding nectin-2-like isoform X2, with translation MRQGAENVQVRVPAEVQGLLRSDVMLPCHLLSGEGKILVSQVMWLRWDRNGGSQSVAVFHPIHGASFPNSEPYDQRMSFVVGNSWEKGAELRDATLLLKGLRAEDEANYTCEFATFPWGSRKGATWLRVLAEPQNHAESQEVILSSEPKPMARCVSEGGRPPARISWFSPLPGEGTETRMTGPAPGTFTVTSRFTLIPTPQADGAKVTCKVEHETFSEPVLIPLTLSVKYPPEVSISGYDDNWFVGRVEASLSCDAQSNPEPTVYEWSTPMGSLPTTAVAQGPRLIIRTVDEAANTTFICSVANAVGTGRAEQTIRVRDTPRASTGDVGPVVWGAVGGTLLLLLLAGGAMAFVLLRRRRRKSPGGGGGAGGSYDPKTQVFGNGGPVLWAPPAPGPTKKDEEEEEEEEEEEEGGLMLPQPGAEDDMESQLDGSLISRRAVYV, from the exons GAGCTGAGAATGTCCAAGTTCGTGTGCCAGCTGAGGTTCAGGGCCTTCTGAGAAGTGATGTTATGCTCCCTTGCCACCTTCTATCTGGGGAAGGTAAAATTTTAGTGTCCCAGGTAATGTGGCTCCGCTGGGACAGGAATGGGGGCAGTCAAAGTGTGGCTGTCTTCCATCCCATACATGGTGCCAGCTTTCCAAACTCAGAGCCCTATGACCAGCGTATGTCATTCGTCGTTGGAAACTCCTGGGAAAAAGGGGCAGAGTTACGGGATGCCACTCTGCTGTTGAAGGGGCTGAGGGCAGAAGATGAGGCCAACTACACCTGCGAGTTCGCTACCTTTCCTTGGGGGAGTCGAAAAGGAGCCACGTGGCTCCGAGTACTGG cTGAGCCCCAGAACCATGCAGAGTCCCAAGAGGTGATCCTGAGCTCAGAACCAAAGCCCATGGCCCGATGTGTTTCTGAGGGGGGCCGGCCACCCGCCCGCATCTCCTGGTTCTCTCCCCTGCCTGGTGAAGGCACTGAAACAAGAATGACTGGACCGGCACCTGGTACCTTCACTGTCACCAGTCGCTTCACCCTGATACCCACTCCACAAGCAGATGGGGCAAAAGTCACCTGTAAGGTGGAACATGAGACTTTCTCAGAGCCTGTCTTGATCCCCCTCACCCTTTCTGTCAAAT ATCCCCCTGAGGTCTCCATCTCTGGCTACGATGATAACTGGTTTGTTGGTCGAGTTGAGGCCTCCCTGAGTTGTGATGCCCAAAGCAACCCAGAGCCCACGGTCTACGAGTGGAGCAC GCCCATGGGCTCACTCCCCACTACAGCTGTGGCCCAAGGACCTCGACTCATCATTCGCACAGTAGATGAGGCGGCCAACACCACCTTTATCTGTAGCGTTGCCAATGCTGTGGGAACCGGCCGTGCCGAGCAGACCATCCGAGTCCGAG aCACCCCCCGGGCCTCAACAGGAGATGTAGGTCCAGTGGTGTGGGGGGCCGTGGGGGGGaccctgctgctgctgctcttggCCGGGGGGGCCATGGCCTTCGTTCTGCTGAGGAGACGGAGAAGGAAGAgccctggaggaggaggaggagctggGGGCTCCTATGACCCCAAGACCCAGGTCTTCGGCAACGGGGGGCCAGTCCTCTGGGCCCCCCCAGCCCCTGGTCCAACCAAgaaggatgaggaggaagaggaggaggaggaggaggaggaggagggagggctCATGCTGCCCCAGCCAGGGGCAGAGGATGATATGGAGTCCCAGCTGGATGGTTCCCTCATCTCCCGGAGGGCAGTCTATGTGTGA
- the LOC141509631 gene encoding nectin-2-like isoform X1, which yields MARPTALPLLLLLFLGTGAENVQVRVPAEVQGLLRSDVMLPCHLLSGEGKILVSQVMWLRWDRNGGSQSVAVFHPIHGASFPNSEPYDQRMSFVVGNSWEKGAELRDATLLLKGLRAEDEANYTCEFATFPWGSRKGATWLRVLAEPQNHAESQEVILSSEPKPMARCVSEGGRPPARISWFSPLPGEGTETRMTGPAPGTFTVTSRFTLIPTPQADGAKVTCKVEHETFSEPVLIPLTLSVKYPPEVSISGYDDNWFVGRVEASLSCDAQSNPEPTVYEWSTPMGSLPTTAVAQGPRLIIRTVDEAANTTFICSVANAVGTGRAEQTIRVRDTPRASTGDVGPVVWGAVGGTLLLLLLAGGAMAFVLLRRRRRKSPGGGGGAGGSYDPKTQVFGNGGPVLWAPPAPGPTKKDEEEEEEEEEEEEGGLMLPQPGAEDDMESQLDGSLISRRAVYV from the exons GAGCTGAGAATGTCCAAGTTCGTGTGCCAGCTGAGGTTCAGGGCCTTCTGAGAAGTGATGTTATGCTCCCTTGCCACCTTCTATCTGGGGAAGGTAAAATTTTAGTGTCCCAGGTAATGTGGCTCCGCTGGGACAGGAATGGGGGCAGTCAAAGTGTGGCTGTCTTCCATCCCATACATGGTGCCAGCTTTCCAAACTCAGAGCCCTATGACCAGCGTATGTCATTCGTCGTTGGAAACTCCTGGGAAAAAGGGGCAGAGTTACGGGATGCCACTCTGCTGTTGAAGGGGCTGAGGGCAGAAGATGAGGCCAACTACACCTGCGAGTTCGCTACCTTTCCTTGGGGGAGTCGAAAAGGAGCCACGTGGCTCCGAGTACTGG cTGAGCCCCAGAACCATGCAGAGTCCCAAGAGGTGATCCTGAGCTCAGAACCAAAGCCCATGGCCCGATGTGTTTCTGAGGGGGGCCGGCCACCCGCCCGCATCTCCTGGTTCTCTCCCCTGCCTGGTGAAGGCACTGAAACAAGAATGACTGGACCGGCACCTGGTACCTTCACTGTCACCAGTCGCTTCACCCTGATACCCACTCCACAAGCAGATGGGGCAAAAGTCACCTGTAAGGTGGAACATGAGACTTTCTCAGAGCCTGTCTTGATCCCCCTCACCCTTTCTGTCAAAT ATCCCCCTGAGGTCTCCATCTCTGGCTACGATGATAACTGGTTTGTTGGTCGAGTTGAGGCCTCCCTGAGTTGTGATGCCCAAAGCAACCCAGAGCCCACGGTCTACGAGTGGAGCAC GCCCATGGGCTCACTCCCCACTACAGCTGTGGCCCAAGGACCTCGACTCATCATTCGCACAGTAGATGAGGCGGCCAACACCACCTTTATCTGTAGCGTTGCCAATGCTGTGGGAACCGGCCGTGCCGAGCAGACCATCCGAGTCCGAG aCACCCCCCGGGCCTCAACAGGAGATGTAGGTCCAGTGGTGTGGGGGGCCGTGGGGGGGaccctgctgctgctgctcttggCCGGGGGGGCCATGGCCTTCGTTCTGCTGAGGAGACGGAGAAGGAAGAgccctggaggaggaggaggagctggGGGCTCCTATGACCCCAAGACCCAGGTCTTCGGCAACGGGGGGCCAGTCCTCTGGGCCCCCCCAGCCCCTGGTCCAACCAAgaaggatgaggaggaagaggaggaggaggaggaggaggaggagggagggctCATGCTGCCCCAGCCAGGGGCAGAGGATGATATGGAGTCCCAGCTGGATGGTTCCCTCATCTCCCGGAGGGCAGTCTATGTGTGA